A part of Paraburkholderia azotifigens genomic DNA contains:
- the speC gene encoding ornithine decarboxylase: MIPRSVKAPTIPIPFHKLLKVVVIVERTEADTKVLLDSMTAEGLRVEVSDVWKRDVDEDADVGAYIFAVDGEHIGKARELARGVRSLGFHTPLWALANNHGLSDLVVEGALGEVDGYIYLGQQTPAFYAKQVAVSLVKYGMSLLPPFFGGLVAYDAEANIAFDCPGHQGGQFYRKSPAGQLFFKHFGESIFRNDLCNADVDLGDLLIHEGPAAEAERHAAAVFGADQTYFVLNGTSTSNKIVTGAVLRRGDLVLFDRNNHKSVHQGALVQAGAIPVFLPTARNPFGMIGAVDWDAWDEHRLREQIRANPLVNDPERSRAQRPFRLACIQLDTYDGTIYNVRRVLEKIGHLCEYVLWDEAWIGYNAFHPLFEDHSPMRLKNLTSDMPGLFSTQSVHKQGAGFSQASQIHKRDEHIRGQKRFIEHRRFNESFLMHASTSPFYPLFASLDVNAKIHEGKAGEMLWDHCIALGIEARKKIRQFVHHYAATGQCKEEQWFFDPFVPDVVTLRDSKFTTDVENVAWESLPTEVIKREQQCWAFDPDATWHGYEGYAKGYAMVDPNKLTLLTPGIDRGTGDYLNFGVPATVVANYLREEGIVPEKCDLNSILFLMTPAEDESKLNTLIARLVRFKNLWDNDASLAEVLPTLYAAHSTRYAGYTLRQVCNEMHSFYREANVKELQRLCFRASSFPELAMSPEAAYEHLVANNVQYVPLDEVRGRISATLALIYPPGIGVVLPGERWDERAQPMLDYFMAFQESFNRFPGFNYEVQGVFQEREGGRIRFYTYVVCE, from the coding sequence ATGATTCCCCGTTCCGTCAAAGCACCGACCATACCGATTCCGTTCCACAAACTGCTAAAGGTGGTGGTGATCGTCGAGCGGACGGAGGCGGATACTAAAGTACTGCTTGATTCCATGACGGCGGAGGGGCTGCGCGTCGAGGTGAGCGATGTCTGGAAGCGAGACGTCGATGAAGACGCCGATGTCGGAGCTTACATCTTCGCCGTGGACGGCGAGCATATCGGGAAAGCGCGCGAGCTCGCGAGAGGTGTTCGCTCACTCGGCTTTCATACTCCCCTTTGGGCCCTGGCCAACAACCATGGCCTGTCTGACCTCGTCGTCGAGGGCGCGTTAGGCGAAGTCGACGGCTATATCTATCTCGGCCAGCAAACACCTGCCTTTTACGCGAAACAGGTGGCCGTAAGTCTCGTGAAGTACGGGATGAGTCTTCTCCCGCCTTTCTTCGGTGGATTGGTTGCCTACGACGCCGAAGCCAATATAGCCTTCGACTGTCCTGGACACCAGGGTGGCCAGTTCTATCGAAAATCTCCCGCGGGACAGCTCTTCTTTAAACACTTCGGCGAAAGCATTTTTCGGAATGATCTGTGCAACGCAGATGTGGATCTGGGCGATCTGCTGATCCATGAGGGACCGGCAGCGGAGGCGGAACGTCACGCGGCCGCCGTATTCGGTGCCGACCAGACTTATTTCGTCCTGAACGGTACCAGCACGTCGAACAAGATCGTGACGGGTGCGGTGCTCCGACGCGGCGACCTTGTGCTGTTCGACCGGAACAATCACAAATCGGTGCATCAGGGCGCGCTGGTGCAGGCGGGAGCCATTCCCGTCTTCCTGCCAACGGCTCGGAATCCGTTCGGCATGATCGGAGCCGTCGACTGGGACGCCTGGGACGAGCACCGGTTACGCGAGCAGATCCGGGCAAATCCGCTCGTGAACGATCCGGAGCGCAGCAGGGCGCAGCGGCCCTTCCGACTGGCGTGCATCCAGCTCGATACCTATGACGGCACCATCTACAACGTACGCCGGGTACTGGAAAAAATCGGACATCTCTGCGAATACGTGCTGTGGGACGAGGCGTGGATCGGGTACAACGCCTTCCATCCGCTGTTTGAAGATCATAGCCCGATGCGTCTGAAGAACCTGACGTCGGACATGCCGGGACTCTTCTCCACACAATCTGTCCATAAACAGGGTGCGGGCTTTTCTCAGGCGTCACAGATCCACAAGCGCGACGAACATATTCGTGGCCAGAAGCGCTTCATCGAGCACAGGCGCTTCAATGAATCGTTCCTCATGCATGCGAGCACTTCGCCGTTTTATCCGCTCTTTGCTTCACTCGACGTAAACGCAAAGATTCATGAGGGCAAGGCGGGCGAGATGCTATGGGACCATTGCATCGCGCTGGGAATCGAGGCGCGCAAGAAAATCCGGCAGTTTGTTCACCACTACGCGGCGACCGGACAGTGCAAGGAAGAGCAGTGGTTTTTCGATCCTTTCGTGCCCGATGTCGTCACGCTTCGAGATTCGAAGTTCACGACGGACGTCGAGAACGTCGCTTGGGAATCGTTGCCGACCGAAGTCATCAAGCGCGAGCAGCAATGCTGGGCTTTCGATCCCGACGCAACGTGGCATGGCTACGAGGGGTATGCGAAAGGCTATGCCATGGTGGATCCGAACAAGCTCACGTTACTGACACCGGGCATCGACAGGGGTACGGGCGACTACCTCAATTTCGGGGTCCCCGCGACCGTCGTCGCGAACTATCTGCGTGAGGAAGGCATCGTTCCCGAGAAATGTGACCTGAACAGCATCCTCTTCCTCATGACGCCCGCGGAAGATGAGAGCAAGCTGAATACGCTGATCGCCAGGCTCGTCAGGTTCAAGAATCTCTGGGATAACGATGCGTCGCTGGCGGAGGTATTACCCACGCTGTATGCGGCGCACAGCACACGCTATGCGGGCTACACGCTTCGGCAGGTGTGCAACGAGATGCACAGCTTCTACAGGGAAGCCAACGTGAAGGAATTGCAGCGGCTTTGCTTCCGTGCATCCAGCTTCCCCGAACTCGCGATGTCGCCCGAGGCGGCATATGAGCATCTCGTCGCGAACAACGTCCAGTATGTGCCGCTTGACGAGGTTCGTGGCCGCATCTCCGCCACGCTCGCACTGATCTACCCGCCGGGTATTGGTGTTGTCCTTCCAGGTGAACGCTGGGACGAACGCGCGCAACCGATGCTCGACTACTTCATGGCATTTCAGGAATCGTTCAACCGCTTTCCGGGCTTCAACTACGAAGTGCAGGGGGTGTTCCAGGAGCGCGAGGGCGGTCGCATCCGTTTCTATACCTACGTCGTATGCGAATAG